A DNA window from Thiothrix subterranea contains the following coding sequences:
- a CDS encoding ComEA family DNA-binding protein encodes MKKTLAITSLLLSLFVSPVVLAETVNINTADVAALDSLDGIGEKKAEAIVAYRTEHGEFKTLEDLKEVSGIGDKLFDKIKDQIALTDADTATTDKTAKSDETEAAVEKTDAKADKAATKDEPAEAVEKVSDKAAVKADKS; translated from the coding sequence ATGAAAAAAACACTAGCCATTACATCTTTACTGCTTTCCCTGTTCGTATCCCCTGTGGTGCTGGCGGAAACCGTTAACATTAATACCGCAGATGTGGCAGCGCTGGACTCACTGGATGGTATTGGTGAAAAAAAGGCAGAAGCGATTGTGGCATACCGTACTGAACACGGTGAATTCAAGACCTTGGAAGACCTGAAAGAAGTCTCCGGCATTGGTGACAAACTCTTCGACAAAATCAAGGATCAGATCGCGTTGACGGATGCAGATACCGCGACAACCGATAAAACGGCAAAATCCGATGAAACTGAAGCCGCTGTCGAAAAAACCGATGCAAAAGCGGATAAAGCAGCAACTAAAGACGAACCCGCCGAAGCAGTGGAGAAAGTATCCGATAAAGCCGCTGTAAAAGCCGATAAATCGTAA
- the galE gene encoding UDP-glucose 4-epimerase GalE produces the protein MTKHILVTGGAGYIGSHTCIELLAAGFQVVVLDNLCNSSPEALRRAAALAGVDSIPFFEGDIRDAALLGRIFNEYPIDSVIHFAGLKAVGESVEKPLAYYDNNVAGTVTLLQAMQQHGVKNIVFSSSATVYGDPHTTPIQEHFPLSATNPYGRSKLMIEEILGDLYKADPEWKIGLLRYFNPVGAHSSGQIGEDPQGVPNNLMPYIARVAVGQYEYLSVFGGDYPTHDGTGVRDYIHVVDLAKGHVKALEAFQRGDVPNLLVVNLGTGQGYSVLDMVNAFSTASGRDVPYRIVARRAGDIACCYADPALAEQLIHWKAEKDLTDMCRDTWYWQSTNPQGYN, from the coding sequence ATGACGAAACATATTTTGGTAACGGGTGGCGCAGGTTATATTGGTTCACATACTTGTATTGAACTGCTTGCCGCCGGTTTTCAGGTGGTGGTGCTGGATAATCTGTGTAATAGCTCCCCCGAAGCGTTACGCCGTGCAGCAGCACTGGCTGGGGTTGATAGCATTCCTTTTTTTGAAGGTGATATTCGTGATGCGGCGTTGCTAGGGCGTATTTTCAACGAGTATCCAATTGATAGCGTGATTCACTTTGCTGGATTAAAAGCAGTGGGGGAATCCGTTGAAAAGCCGCTGGCGTATTACGACAATAACGTCGCAGGCACGGTGACACTGTTGCAAGCCATGCAACAACACGGCGTGAAAAACATCGTGTTCAGCTCTTCTGCCACGGTGTATGGCGACCCGCATACCACGCCGATTCAGGAACATTTTCCGTTATCCGCGACCAACCCTTATGGGCGTTCTAAGCTGATGATTGAGGAAATCTTGGGCGATCTTTACAAAGCCGATCCCGAATGGAAAATTGGCTTGTTGCGTTATTTTAATCCGGTGGGAGCGCACAGCAGCGGGCAAATTGGTGAAGACCCGCAAGGTGTTCCCAATAATTTGATGCCTTATATTGCGCGAGTAGCGGTCGGTCAATACGAATACTTATCGGTATTTGGTGGCGATTACCCGACGCATGACGGCACTGGGGTGCGCGATTACATCCATGTGGTGGACTTGGCGAAAGGGCATGTGAAAGCCTTGGAAGCGTTCCAGCGTGGCGATGTGCCTAACTTACTGGTGGTCAATCTCGGTACTGGGCAAGGCTATTCGGTGTTGGATATGGTCAATGCCTTCAGCACTGCCAGCGGGCGTGATGTGCCGTATCGCATTGTAGCGCGGCGAGCAGGTGATATTGCGTGTTGCTATGCTGACCCCGCATTAGCAGAGCAGTTAATTCACTGGAAGGCTGAAAAAGATCTGACAGATATGTGTCGGGATACGTGGTACTGGCAAAGTACTAACCCGCAGGGCTATAATTAA
- a CDS encoding polysaccharide biosynthesis/export family protein — MKTTWKLLLPILAMLTLAACSGNVPQHTALPGSTLSTEASLPTGTSGSDRIAPQDLLVIDVFKVPDLSKEVRVDDNGNITLALIGTVRAQGLSASQLEKQIAARLEKDYMHNPQVNVMVRESTASRVTVSGAVNRPGVYPLAGDTTVTQAIALAEGLSRLAVKDKVTVFRNGKPYTVALEDVSLGKVADPMVMAGDKIQVHTSATKEAVADYGGVGGLLSPFGLFR, encoded by the coding sequence ATGAAAACGACTTGGAAATTATTATTGCCTATCTTAGCAATGCTGACGCTTGCTGCTTGTTCTGGCAATGTCCCTCAACACACGGCGTTGCCGGGTTCTACGCTGAGTACGGAAGCGAGTTTGCCAACAGGTACGTCGGGTAGTGATCGCATTGCCCCGCAAGATTTACTGGTGATTGATGTCTTTAAAGTGCCAGATTTGTCTAAAGAGGTTCGTGTCGATGACAACGGCAACATCACTTTGGCGCTCATCGGTACAGTACGTGCCCAAGGCTTGTCTGCCAGCCAATTAGAGAAGCAGATTGCCGCCCGTTTGGAAAAAGATTACATGCATAATCCCCAAGTGAATGTGATGGTGCGGGAATCTACTGCTAGTCGAGTAACGGTTTCTGGTGCGGTGAATCGTCCGGGTGTTTATCCATTGGCAGGTGATACCACCGTGACGCAAGCGATTGCATTAGCCGAAGGTTTGAGTCGTTTGGCGGTGAAAGACAAGGTAACAGTATTCCGCAATGGCAAACCCTATACTGTGGCGCTGGAAGACGTGAGTCTGGGAAAAGTCGCGGATCCGATGGTGATGGCAGGTGACAAAATCCAAGTGCATACTTCAGCAACGAAAGAAGCGGTAGCCGATTATGGCGGTGTGGGTGGTTTGTTATCACCCTTTGGTTTGTTCCGTTAA
- a CDS encoding GTP-binding protein encodes MEIWKNVQKHLPDWLLNNIGASKEEATSTAVVVAAPPPSSGDTHLQLATESLRQLLDDSRIPDDVRESLRNDYTQVRGMLDKLEHGHVHIAVFGRVSVGKSSLLNALLGQPVFSVSVLHGETRSVNMQQWQEYSDGGIFLIDTPGINEIDGESREKMAHEVANRADLVLFVVDGDLTDVEFQALKTVTSSHRPTLLIVNKADRYTEKEQQQLRSIMRTRTQGVIAPENLIFTTAQASRQTIIYVDEHGEEVEGIRERPVNISALKTRLWDIIEAEGKTLAALNATLFAGHLSKEVGQRILAIKRELGEKTIRLYCIGKGVAVAFNPIPVADLLAAAAIDASMIIHLSKLYGLPIARNEASDLIRTILGQMLLLAGTVWAVHLVSSAMKLGTGGISTVITGAAQGAIAWYSTLVVGRVAEEWLANGKSWGEVGPKLTVERILESLDRDSVLTEAREEILTYLHKTVKNPQN; translated from the coding sequence GTGGAAATCTGGAAGAACGTACAAAAACATTTGCCAGATTGGTTATTGAACAATATCGGGGCAAGTAAGGAAGAAGCGACCAGCACCGCAGTCGTAGTAGCCGCACCGCCACCGAGTAGCGGCGACACACACTTGCAACTGGCCACCGAAAGCCTACGGCAATTGCTCGACGATTCCCGCATCCCCGATGATGTGCGCGAAAGCTTGCGCAATGACTACACCCAAGTGCGCGGAATGCTTGACAAGCTGGAACACGGACATGTCCACATTGCCGTCTTTGGGCGGGTCAGTGTGGGGAAATCCTCCTTGCTGAATGCCTTACTGGGGCAACCGGTGTTTAGCGTCAGCGTGCTGCATGGCGAAACCCGCAGCGTCAATATGCAGCAATGGCAGGAATACAGCGATGGCGGTATTTTCCTCATCGACACCCCCGGCATTAACGAAATCGACGGCGAATCCCGCGAAAAAATGGCGCATGAAGTCGCTAACCGTGCCGATTTGGTGTTATTCGTGGTCGACGGCGATTTAACCGATGTGGAATTCCAAGCACTCAAAACCGTGACCAGTTCGCATCGCCCTACCCTGTTGATTGTGAACAAAGCCGACCGTTACACCGAAAAAGAGCAGCAGCAATTGCGCAGCATTATGCGCACCCGCACACAAGGCGTGATTGCCCCAGAAAACCTGATCTTCACCACCGCGCAAGCCAGCCGCCAAACCATTATTTACGTGGATGAACACGGCGAAGAAGTCGAAGGCATCCGCGAACGCCCAGTGAATATCAGCGCTCTTAAAACCCGCTTGTGGGACATTATCGAAGCCGAAGGCAAAACCCTTGCTGCCCTCAATGCCACCTTGTTTGCCGGGCATCTCAGCAAAGAAGTCGGGCAACGCATTCTTGCCATCAAACGTGAACTCGGCGAAAAAACCATCCGCCTGTATTGCATCGGCAAAGGCGTAGCGGTGGCATTCAATCCGATTCCGGTGGCGGACTTGCTGGCAGCCGCCGCGATTGATGCCAGTATGATTATTCACTTATCAAAACTGTACGGCTTACCCATTGCTCGCAATGAAGCCAGCGATTTGATCCGTACCATACTGGGGCAAATGTTATTACTAGCGGGAACTGTCTGGGCGGTGCATTTGGTTTCTTCCGCCATGAAACTAGGCACGGGAGGCATTTCCACTGTCATTACTGGCGCGGCACAAGGCGCAATCGCTTGGTACAGCACCTTGGTCGTGGGGCGTGTCGCCGAAGAATGGCTGGCAAATGGCAAATCATGGGGCGAAGTTGGCCCCAAGCTCACCGTCGAACGCATTCTGGAATCGCTGGATCGGGATTCGGTATTAACCGAAGCGCGTGAAGAAATCCTCACTTACTTGCACAAAACGGTTAAAAATCCGCAAAACTAA
- a CDS encoding GTPase, with amino-acid sequence MKITRRLRWLLAGGILLMTLLFLLFLFFATKNFLDLWDRLQLLPTWLFYTYSTLIVAVVLFSGWLIVKLVSGGRSTTAIKRPAPKPVTEASLTQEIAQIKAAGMDTAPLEVEIAELQERRTAGNAHIAFFGDISTGKSSIIKALLPEAGVEINLRGGSTREIREYTWQTLAGDHLLLTDLPGRNEAEGILDAAARDEAIRAHIVVYVTDSDLSRTQFQDLQELAAFGKPLLIAINKRDQYTIEEQAQLAQRIRSRFDSAQRTGTNERSVRVEPPEVLFIQSGGTEEIVRVYPDGREETIQRPRKTDISALATHLQTEIDQRLESLTQQRDTSVLNLVQEKLDTTREDYRRTQAEKIVRSYTHKAILGALASVSPGTDLVIQGVIGTRMVQELCKLYDSPVSQLDIDQFLNFTQGKLGKSIPLLLAVAGNGLKAFPGVGTVAGGLVHAVAYGLIFDALGKSVAHTLEQRGALKAAPAAATFQEMLSGNLEERTKTFARLVIEQYRGK; translated from the coding sequence ATGAAAATTACCCGACGCTTACGCTGGCTACTCGCAGGCGGCATCTTATTAATGACGCTGCTGTTTTTGCTGTTCCTGTTTTTTGCCACCAAAAACTTCCTCGACTTATGGGACAGGCTGCAATTACTCCCCACATGGCTGTTCTATACCTACAGCACGCTAATTGTCGCGGTTGTATTGTTCAGTGGCTGGCTCATCGTAAAACTGGTATCCGGCGGGCGTTCCACCACAGCCATCAAACGCCCTGCCCCCAAACCCGTCACCGAAGCCTCGCTGACCCAAGAAATTGCGCAAATCAAAGCAGCGGGCATGGATACCGCGCCGCTAGAAGTCGAAATCGCCGAATTACAAGAGCGCAGAACGGCTGGAAACGCCCACATTGCCTTTTTCGGGGATATTAGCACCGGCAAATCGTCCATTATCAAAGCCCTGTTGCCGGAAGCCGGAGTGGAAATCAATCTACGCGGCGGTTCGACCCGCGAGATTCGCGAATACACTTGGCAAACGCTGGCAGGCGACCACCTATTGCTCACCGATTTGCCGGGAAGAAATGAAGCCGAAGGCATACTCGATGCCGCTGCCCGCGATGAAGCGATTCGGGCGCATATTGTGGTGTATGTCACCGATTCCGACCTCAGCCGCACCCAATTTCAAGACTTGCAAGAATTAGCTGCCTTCGGCAAACCCTTGCTGATTGCCATCAACAAACGCGACCAATACACCATCGAAGAACAAGCACAACTTGCCCAACGCATCCGCAGCCGCTTCGACTCCGCTCAGCGGACGGGAACAAACGAACGGTCGGTGAGAGTCGAACCGCCAGAAGTGCTATTCATCCAATCCGGCGGCACGGAAGAAATTGTGCGCGTCTACCCCGACGGGCGTGAAGAAACCATACAGCGCCCCCGCAAAACCGACATTTCCGCCCTCGCGACGCACTTGCAAACCGAAATCGACCAGCGTCTGGAAAGCCTGACACAACAACGCGATACCAGCGTCTTGAATCTCGTGCAGGAAAAACTCGACACCACCCGTGAAGATTACCGGCGCACTCAAGCGGAAAAAATCGTGCGCAGCTACACCCACAAAGCCATACTCGGCGCATTAGCCTCCGTCAGTCCCGGCACGGATCTGGTGATTCAGGGTGTAATCGGCACGCGCATGGTACAAGAACTCTGTAAACTGTATGACAGCCCTGTCAGCCAACTCGACATCGACCAATTCCTAAATTTCACGCAAGGGAAGTTGGGAAAAAGCATCCCGCTACTGCTCGCCGTTGCCGGAAATGGCTTAAAAGCTTTCCCCGGTGTTGGCACGGTCGCGGGCGGTTTGGTACATGCCGTGGCTTACGGGCTAATTTTTGACGCGCTCGGCAAATCCGTCGCGCACACCCTCGAACAGCGCGGCGCACTCAAGGCAGCGCCCGCCGCCGCAACATTTCAGGAGATGCTCAGTGGAAATCTGGAAGAACGTACAAAAACATTTGCCAGATTGGTTATTGAACAATATCGGGGCAAGTAA
- the potA gene encoding spermidine/putrescine ABC transporter ATP-binding protein PotA, whose translation MNRPPILTLSNVSKRFAAQEVLSEFNLTIHDGEFFTILGPSGCGKTTVLRLIAGFEQPNEGQILLNDDDIAGMPAEKRPVNTVFQSYALFPHLSVFDNVAFGLKMAGVNPQDMAVRVADALAIVRLSDFATRKPHQLSGGQKQRVAIARAVVNRPKILLLDESLSALDYKLRQQMQLELKQLQRQLGITFVYVTHDQEEALSMSDRILVMHNGQAQQVGTPREIYEAPRNLFVAQFIGEINVFDGAITHALGEYQYQAMINGVEREIRCDHRFAVGDKVHVMLRPEDLRIDCCPDVAERKGFPGVVLERNYTGQTLNSHIRLENGQTVMAHEFFDEDDPDFDYSINQKVGVDWVPGWEHVIPAEGVGKA comes from the coding sequence TTGAACCGACCTCCGATCCTAACGCTGAGCAATGTCAGCAAACGCTTTGCCGCTCAGGAAGTGCTGTCTGAATTTAACCTCACTATCCACGACGGCGAATTTTTCACGATTTTAGGGCCGTCGGGTTGCGGTAAAACCACGGTATTGCGCCTGATTGCGGGTTTTGAGCAGCCAAATGAGGGGCAAATATTGCTGAATGATGACGATATTGCCGGAATGCCAGCGGAAAAGCGCCCAGTGAATACCGTTTTCCAGAGTTACGCGCTGTTTCCGCATTTGAGTGTGTTCGATAATGTGGCATTTGGGTTGAAAATGGCGGGGGTGAATCCGCAGGATATGGCGGTACGGGTGGCAGATGCGTTGGCGATTGTGCGCTTGTCCGATTTTGCCACACGCAAACCGCATCAGCTTTCTGGCGGGCAAAAGCAGCGCGTGGCAATTGCGCGAGCGGTGGTGAATCGTCCGAAAATTTTATTATTGGATGAATCACTTAGCGCACTCGATTATAAATTGCGTCAACAAATGCAGTTGGAACTGAAGCAATTGCAACGTCAACTGGGAATTACTTTTGTGTATGTCACCCACGATCAGGAGGAGGCGTTGTCGATGTCTGACCGGATTCTGGTCATGCACAACGGGCAAGCGCAGCAAGTCGGCACACCCCGCGAAATCTACGAAGCCCCGCGTAACTTGTTCGTGGCGCAATTCATCGGGGAAATCAATGTGTTTGACGGCGCAATTACCCATGCACTAGGCGAATACCAGTACCAAGCCATGATTAACGGTGTGGAACGCGAAATTCGGTGTGATCACCGTTTTGCGGTGGGCGATAAGGTGCATGTGATGTTGCGCCCGGAAGATTTACGCATCGACTGCTGCCCGGATGTGGCTGAACGCAAAGGTTTCCCCGGTGTGGTGTTGGAGCGCAATTACACCGGACAAACTTTGAATTCGCATATTCGGTTGGAAAACGGACAAACGGTTATGGCGCATGAGTTTTTCGACGAAGATGACCCCGATTTTGATTACAGCATTAATCAAAAAGTCGGCGTGGACTGGGTTCCGGGCTGGGAGCATGTGATCCCTGCGGAAGGGGTGGGTAAAGCATGA
- the potB gene encoding spermidine/putrescine ABC transporter permease PotB, protein MNLLNFRRFAIVLTLVWLGLFVLVPHFLVVLTSVMSPDAQHLAVWPLTLNSWERLFEPVYAEVFWRSLWLSALTTLICLVVGYPFAYLLAKLPTVWRGVLLFLMIVPFWTNSLIRTYAIKLILGNKGIVNSTLMSMGLIDEPLQLLYTPFAVVFGLVYVLLPFMVLPLVSSFGKLDGTLLEAAQDLGASFWARFRLIIVPLTMPGIIAGSLMVFLPAMGMFYVADLLGGAKNLLLGNIIKNQFLVVRDWPFGAAFSVALIVIMAGLLWLYVLANRRINRQGGLDDEGL, encoded by the coding sequence ATGAATCTGTTGAATTTCCGGCGGTTTGCCATTGTGTTAACGCTGGTGTGGCTGGGTTTGTTTGTGCTGGTTCCGCACTTTTTGGTGGTGTTGACCAGTGTGATGTCGCCGGATGCGCAACATTTGGCGGTGTGGCCGCTGACCTTGAATTCGTGGGAACGGCTATTTGAGCCGGTGTATGCGGAAGTGTTTTGGCGCAGTTTGTGGCTGTCGGCACTGACTACGCTGATTTGCTTGGTGGTGGGGTATCCGTTTGCGTATTTATTGGCGAAATTGCCGACGGTGTGGCGCGGGGTGTTGCTGTTTTTGATGATTGTGCCGTTTTGGACGAATAGCCTGATTCGGACTTACGCTATCAAGTTGATTTTAGGCAATAAAGGCATTGTGAACAGCACGTTGATGAGCATGGGGCTGATTGATGAGCCGTTGCAATTGTTATACACGCCGTTTGCGGTGGTGTTTGGCTTGGTGTACGTGTTGCTGCCGTTTATGGTGTTGCCATTGGTGTCGAGTTTCGGCAAGTTGGATGGAACTTTGTTGGAGGCGGCGCAAGATTTGGGCGCGAGTTTTTGGGCGCGGTTTCGATTGATTATTGTGCCGCTGACTATGCCGGGGATTATTGCGGGCAGTTTGATGGTGTTTTTACCGGCGATGGGCATGTTCTACGTGGCGGATTTGCTGGGGGGCGCGAAAAACTTATTGCTGGGGAATATCATTAAAAATCAGTTTTTGGTGGTGCGCGATTGGCCGTTTGGGGCAGCGTTTAGCGTGGCGTTGATTGTGATTATGGCGGGGTTGTTGTGGTTGTATGTGTTGGCAAATCGGCGCATTAATCGGCAAGGGGGGTTGGATGATGAGGGTCTTTAA
- the potC gene encoding spermidine/putrescine ABC transporter permease PotC, translated as MMRVFKWSFIAAIFFYLYLPIAILVINSFNASKYGYEWQGFTWKWYAKLFENEALTQAFLNSLLVASLAATAATLIGTLMALALHRYRFPLKATASGLLFIVMMSPDIVLAITFLVIFIALGIQLGFWSLLIAHITFCLPFVVITVYAQLKGFDKYLLEAAQDLGASEGRIFRLIILPLVFPAIVAGWLLSFTLSLDDVIISSFVTGPSFEILPIRVFSMVKVGVSPEVNVLATLLLAISLVLVTLSTLLLRRKH; from the coding sequence ATGATGAGGGTCTTTAAGTGGAGTTTTATTGCGGCGATTTTCTTCTATCTTTATCTACCGATTGCGATTCTGGTCATCAACTCCTTCAACGCCTCCAAATACGGCTACGAGTGGCAAGGTTTTACGTGGAAATGGTATGCCAAGTTATTTGAAAATGAAGCACTCACGCAAGCTTTTCTAAATTCCTTGTTAGTGGCAAGTTTGGCGGCAACCGCTGCCACGCTCATCGGAACGCTAATGGCATTGGCGTTACACCGCTACCGTTTTCCCTTGAAAGCAACTGCCAGTGGCTTATTATTTATTGTGATGATGTCGCCGGACATTGTATTGGCGATTACTTTTTTGGTGATTTTTATTGCGCTGGGGATTCAACTGGGTTTCTGGTCGTTGCTGATTGCGCACATTACGTTTTGCTTGCCGTTTGTGGTGATTACGGTGTATGCGCAGCTCAAGGGCTTTGATAAATATTTGCTGGAAGCCGCGCAAGACTTGGGTGCAAGCGAAGGGCGTATTTTCCGGTTGATTATTTTGCCCTTGGTATTTCCCGCGATTGTGGCTGGCTGGTTATTAAGCTTTACCCTGTCGCTTGATGATGTAATCATCAGTTCATTCGTGACGGGACCTAGCTTTGAAATTTTACCGATTCGGGTATTTTCAATGGTAAAAGTTGGTGTGTCGCCCGAAGTGAACGTATTAGCGACCTTATTACTGGCGATTTCGCTGGTCTTAGTCACCCTATCGACCTTATTGCTCAGGAGAAAGCACTGA
- a CDS encoding extracellular solute-binding protein gives MKSTSLFATLLLLTATALHAEEKLVVYNWAEYIPEAALEEFEKETGIKVEYSTYENNEVMYSKLKLQKGVGYDIVVPSSYLVAKMSREGLLQELDKTKLTNLKNLSADLLDKPYDPGNLYSIPYLWGSTGIGVNGKEIDSSTITSWADLWDEKWKGKLLLTDDVREVFHMALKKNGFSTNSTNPDEIKIAYEDLQKLMPNVLVFNADAPREPFLAGDVNLGMIWSGEVKMAQQENPDIEYIFPKEGAGFWVDSFVIPAGASNADNAHKFIDYMLRPEVGQQVVEELGYSTPNIAVKELLDEDTSSNPVIFPSAADVAKGEFQNDIGDAMKLYDGYWEKLKTGK, from the coding sequence ATGAAATCAACCTCCCTGTTCGCAACCTTGTTGCTGTTGACGGCAACCGCGCTGCACGCTGAAGAAAAACTCGTGGTGTATAACTGGGCAGAATACATCCCCGAAGCGGCACTGGAAGAATTTGAGAAAGAGACCGGTATCAAAGTCGAGTATTCCACCTATGAAAACAACGAGGTGATGTATTCCAAACTCAAGCTGCAAAAAGGCGTGGGTTACGACATCGTTGTGCCGTCCAGTTATTTGGTGGCGAAAATGAGCCGCGAAGGTTTGCTGCAAGAACTCGACAAGACCAAACTGACCAACCTGAAAAATTTGTCAGCGGATTTGCTGGATAAGCCCTATGACCCTGGCAATTTATACAGCATCCCTTACCTGTGGGGCAGCACTGGCATTGGTGTGAATGGCAAAGAAATCGACTCATCGACCATCACCTCCTGGGCAGATTTGTGGGATGAAAAGTGGAAGGGCAAGTTATTGCTGACCGACGATGTACGCGAAGTCTTCCACATGGCGTTAAAAAAGAATGGTTTTTCTACCAATTCCACTAACCCCGATGAAATCAAAATCGCTTACGAAGACCTGCAAAAGCTAATGCCGAATGTGCTGGTCTTCAATGCGGACGCACCCCGTGAACCGTTTTTGGCGGGTGATGTGAATCTCGGCATGATCTGGAGCGGCGAAGTCAAAATGGCGCAGCAGGAAAACCCCGACATTGAATACATTTTCCCCAAGGAAGGCGCGGGTTTTTGGGTGGATAGCTTTGTGATTCCGGCAGGTGCCAGCAATGCCGATAACGCCCACAAATTTATCGACTACATGTTACGCCCCGAAGTCGGGCAGCAAGTGGTGGAAGAGCTGGGCTACAGCACCCCGAATATCGCGGTAAAAGAATTGTTGGATGAAGACACCAGCAGCAACCCAGTGATTTTCCCCTCAGCAGCAGACGTTGCCAAGGGCGAATTCCAAAACGACATCGGCGACGCCATGAAGCTGTACGACGGCTACTGGGAAAAATTGAAGACGGGAAAGTAA
- the rnt gene encoding ribonuclease T, protein MTDDIDIIPIAGRFRGFLPVVVDVETGGFDCRKDALLELAAVVLRIDEKGELSRHRTFNWHIEPFPNANMDPKSLEVNGIKPFSPLRMAVPEPKAMEEFFKVIRKEVKLNRCNRAILVGHNAPFDLNFVHAASDRIKATRNPFHPFSTLDTVSLGAVMYGQTVLARLAQAAGMGWDAESAHSAVYDAEKTADLFCHFVNTWQTLDAAFKAVEN, encoded by the coding sequence ATGACAGATGATATAGATATAATCCCCATTGCCGGACGTTTCCGTGGCTTTCTCCCTGTAGTGGTAGACGTGGAAACAGGCGGCTTTGATTGCCGCAAGGATGCGTTGCTGGAACTGGCAGCCGTGGTGTTGCGCATCGACGAAAAAGGTGAGCTATCGCGCCACCGCACGTTCAATTGGCACATCGAACCCTTCCCCAATGCCAATATGGATCCCAAATCGCTGGAAGTGAACGGCATCAAGCCCTTCAGCCCACTGCGCATGGCAGTGCCTGAGCCGAAAGCGATGGAAGAATTTTTTAAAGTGATCCGCAAAGAAGTGAAGCTCAACCGCTGCAACCGTGCCATTTTGGTCGGGCACAATGCGCCGTTTGACTTGAACTTTGTTCACGCCGCTTCTGACCGCATTAAAGCCACGCGCAATCCGTTCCACCCGTTTAGCACGCTGGATACGGTTTCGTTGGGAGCGGTGATGTACGGGCAAACGGTATTGGCGCGACTGGCGCAAGCCGCAGGCATGGGGTGGGATGCCGAATCTGCACATTCAGCCGTGTATGATGCTGAAAAGACAGCGGATTTATTTTGCCATTTTGTGAATACTTGGCAAACGCTGGATGCGGCTTTTAAAGCGGTCGAGAATTAA